The following coding sequences are from one Prochlorococcus sp. MIT 0604 window:
- a CDS encoding aminotransferase class I/II-fold pyridoxal phosphate-dependent enzyme: MTLDNNLKLAENAVFSVEESLSKVFQERSNQVFQKLENILTIFKEEKVSTSHFNQSSGSGHDDISREKIDAVFARLFLAEKAAVRMQFVSGTHAISSVLFGILRPGDVMLSLTGQPYDTLEEVIGIRGGGKGSLKDFDIEYKQLNICEYFDSFEEKIVHFFKENSCKLVFIQKSCGYSWRKSLTNHQIEKICSLIHSIDPNCICFVDNCYGELVEDSEPISKGANIIAGSLIKNLGGTIVPTGGYVAGDAELVEMACSRLTSPGIGSSAGINFGLGRLILQGLFLAPQIVHESLKGADMVAAVFKNLGFKVLPEPATYRSDLIQSVRLNNPDLVQKVCQSFQNSSPVDSFLNVVPSPMDGYDSKLLMAGGTFIEGSTSEFSADAPLRDPYNIFVQGGSHIAHIKIALIRLLSELLEEKLISKDSLLPLST; encoded by the coding sequence ATGACTCTTGACAATAACTTAAAACTGGCTGAAAACGCTGTTTTTTCTGTCGAAGAGAGTTTAAGTAAAGTTTTCCAAGAAAGGTCTAATCAGGTTTTCCAGAAATTAGAAAATATTTTGACAATTTTTAAGGAAGAAAAAGTTTCTACTAGTCATTTCAATCAATCTTCTGGCAGTGGTCATGATGATATATCTAGAGAAAAAATTGATGCGGTTTTTGCAAGATTGTTTCTTGCTGAAAAGGCTGCAGTGAGGATGCAATTTGTAAGTGGAACTCATGCAATAAGTTCTGTCTTATTTGGAATTCTTCGACCTGGAGATGTAATGTTATCTCTTACAGGACAACCATATGACACTTTAGAAGAAGTCATAGGAATAAGGGGAGGTGGAAAAGGATCACTTAAAGATTTTGACATTGAATATAAGCAATTAAATATCTGCGAGTATTTTGATTCTTTTGAAGAAAAAATTGTTCATTTTTTTAAAGAAAATTCATGCAAATTAGTATTCATACAAAAAAGTTGTGGATATAGTTGGAGAAAGTCTCTTACGAATCATCAGATAGAGAAAATTTGTAGTCTTATTCATTCTATTGATCCTAACTGTATCTGTTTTGTTGATAACTGTTATGGGGAGCTTGTTGAAGATAGTGAACCAATTTCTAAAGGGGCAAATATAATTGCTGGATCATTGATTAAAAATTTGGGAGGAACAATAGTTCCTACTGGTGGGTACGTTGCAGGAGATGCAGAGTTGGTTGAGATGGCATGTTCTAGATTAACCTCACCAGGCATTGGTTCTTCTGCAGGAATAAATTTTGGACTAGGAAGATTAATTTTGCAGGGTTTGTTTTTAGCACCACAAATTGTTCATGAATCACTAAAAGGTGCTGATATGGTTGCAGCAGTCTTTAAAAATTTGGGATTTAAGGTTTTACCAGAGCCAGCAACTTATAGATCTGATCTTATTCAGTCAGTAAGATTGAATAATCCTGATTTGGTACAAAAAGTTTGTCAATCTTTTCAAAATTCTTCACCAGTAGATTCTTTTCTGAATGTTGTTCCATCTCCAATGGATGGATATGATTCAAAATTATTAATGGCAGGAGGCACCTTTATTGAAGGTAGTACAAGTGAATTTTCTGCTGATGCCCCTCTAAGAGATCCTTACAATATTTTTGTTCAAGGTGGTTCTCACATAGCTCATATCAAAATTGCATTAATTCGATTATTATCTGAATTATTAGAGGAAAAATTAATTTCAAAGGATTCTCTACTTCCTTTATCTACTTAA
- the gcvP gene encoding aminomethyl-transferring glycine dehydrogenase, whose product MTSEFGFDLFIDRHLGLGDNDEGIMLNKLGFNNIDQFINQVIPEDIQLKDKSSEILPQGCSEIEALNELEEIANKNTKMRSLIGLGYYDNHMPKVIQRHVLENPRWYTSYTPYQAEIAQGRLEALFNFQTIVCELTGFPVANASLLDEGTAAAEAMAMSFSARKNKSSKVYLVESNVFDHTFNVLQTRAKPLGISLKRFTQGNLPNHDDDVFGMLLQLPGKNGQLYDPTFLISQAHRSEIIVTACIDPLAQVLIKPISEFGVDVAVGSMQRFGVPMGFGGPHAAYFACSEKYKRLIPGRIVGQTLSKNGEKSLRLALQTREQHIRREKATSNICTAQSLLAIISSFYAIYHGPSGLTQIAKRLVELRINLESSLAALGFDIPDGIRFDSVDVYSEYSQRIHNEALKNGYNLRILPLGSTIENSTGFGISLDELSNEKEIKDILTFIANLIEKEEDLEHIKFDKEFHLESLALRSSAWMQQDIFTNYQSETELMRYIFRLAEKDFSLVDGMMPLGSCTMKLNSAAELNPVSWANLSSMHPFSPPDQTKGYSKIISDLEKWISEIVGLKSVSFQPNAGSQGEFAGLLAINSYFESKGELLRKKCLIPKSAHGTNPASAVMAGFDVLTVECDEEGNIDYQDLSIKVKKFDNQIGALMLTYPSTHGVFELQIRKICDLIHSVGGFVYLDGANLNAQVGLCKPGNYGVDVCHLNLHKTFCIPHGGGGPGVGPVAASETLSPYLPTHSLMDNHLSNSFNFVSSAKHGSASILPISWMYIKMAGLSGLRKATSHAILSANYIAHSLKHKFKILYKGKNNFVAHECILDFRDLKSKTGLSVNDLAKRLIDYSFHAPTISWPVPETIMIEPTESESLAEVDRFCEAMLLIGEEISEIENNLELKNNNVINNAPHTLKELIADNWQYPYSKEKASFPYKTPSTIKFWSPVSRINNAYGDRNLICSCNVNQNETLEEKKCA is encoded by the coding sequence ATGACATCTGAATTTGGGTTTGATTTGTTTATAGATAGACATCTTGGGTTAGGAGATAATGATGAAGGAATTATGCTGAACAAGCTTGGTTTTAATAATATTGATCAATTTATAAATCAAGTTATTCCTGAAGATATTCAGCTTAAAGATAAATCTTCAGAAATATTGCCCCAAGGTTGTTCAGAAATTGAGGCTTTAAACGAATTAGAAGAGATTGCTAATAAAAATACTAAAATGAGATCACTTATAGGTCTTGGTTATTATGACAATCATATGCCTAAAGTAATCCAAAGACATGTTCTTGAAAATCCAAGATGGTACACGTCTTATACTCCATATCAAGCAGAAATTGCACAAGGAAGATTAGAAGCTTTATTTAATTTTCAGACTATTGTTTGTGAACTAACGGGATTCCCTGTCGCCAATGCATCTTTGTTGGATGAGGGTACTGCAGCAGCAGAAGCCATGGCCATGAGTTTTTCCGCAAGAAAAAATAAATCTTCAAAAGTGTACTTAGTGGAGTCAAATGTTTTTGATCATACTTTTAATGTTCTACAAACCAGAGCAAAACCTTTGGGAATATCCCTAAAACGCTTTACTCAAGGCAACCTTCCTAATCATGATGATGATGTTTTTGGAATGTTGTTGCAATTACCTGGTAAAAATGGACAATTATATGATCCCACATTCTTAATATCCCAAGCACATCGATCAGAAATTATTGTTACTGCATGTATTGATCCACTAGCACAAGTTTTGATTAAACCAATTTCTGAATTTGGTGTTGATGTAGCAGTGGGTAGTATGCAGAGATTTGGTGTACCAATGGGTTTTGGTGGCCCCCATGCAGCATATTTTGCTTGTAGCGAAAAATATAAAAGGCTGATACCAGGAAGAATTGTTGGGCAAACTCTCTCAAAAAATGGAGAAAAGTCTCTAAGACTAGCATTGCAAACAAGAGAACAACATATTAGAAGGGAAAAGGCCACCAGTAATATTTGTACTGCTCAATCTTTATTAGCAATAATTTCTTCTTTTTATGCTATTTATCATGGACCCTCTGGATTAACGCAAATTGCTAAGAGATTAGTAGAGTTGAGAATAAATTTAGAATCAAGTTTAGCTGCTTTAGGTTTTGATATTCCTGATGGGATTAGATTTGATAGTGTTGATGTTTATTCTGAGTACTCCCAGAGGATTCATAATGAAGCTTTAAAAAATGGCTATAACTTAAGAATTTTGCCGTTGGGATCAACTATTGAAAATTCAACTGGCTTTGGGATCTCTTTAGATGAGCTTAGTAATGAAAAAGAAATAAAAGATATTTTGACTTTCATAGCAAACCTTATAGAAAAAGAAGAAGATTTAGAACATATAAAATTTGATAAAGAGTTTCATCTTGAAAGTTTAGCTTTGAGATCCAGTGCATGGATGCAGCAAGATATATTCACTAATTACCAAAGTGAAACTGAATTAATGAGATATATATTCCGACTTGCAGAAAAAGATTTTTCTTTGGTAGATGGGATGATGCCATTGGGAAGCTGTACCATGAAGTTAAATTCTGCAGCAGAGTTAAATCCAGTCTCTTGGGCTAATTTATCTTCCATGCATCCTTTTTCTCCACCAGATCAAACTAAAGGCTATTCAAAAATTATATCTGACCTAGAAAAATGGATAAGTGAGATTGTTGGTTTAAAATCAGTTTCTTTTCAACCAAATGCAGGCTCTCAAGGAGAGTTTGCAGGTTTATTGGCAATTAATTCTTATTTTGAATCAAAAGGTGAACTGTTAAGAAAAAAATGTTTAATTCCAAAAAGTGCTCATGGAACAAATCCTGCTAGTGCAGTTATGGCTGGTTTTGACGTGTTAACTGTTGAATGTGATGAAGAAGGAAATATTGATTATCAAGATTTGTCAATCAAGGTCAAGAAATTTGATAACCAAATAGGGGCTCTTATGTTGACTTATCCCTCTACTCATGGAGTTTTTGAATTACAAATCAGAAAGATATGTGATTTAATTCATTCTGTGGGAGGATTTGTCTATTTAGATGGAGCAAATTTGAACGCTCAGGTTGGATTATGCAAACCTGGAAACTATGGCGTTGATGTTTGTCATTTGAATTTACATAAAACATTCTGTATTCCACATGGAGGTGGTGGTCCAGGAGTAGGTCCAGTTGCTGCATCAGAAACTTTAAGCCCATACCTTCCTACACATTCTTTAATGGATAATCATTTATCTAATAGTTTTAATTTCGTATCTTCTGCCAAGCATGGGAGCGCAAGTATTCTTCCAATAAGTTGGATGTATATAAAAATGGCAGGTCTTAGTGGGTTAAGGAAAGCAACTTCCCACGCAATTTTATCTGCAAATTATATTGCGCATTCCTTAAAACATAAATTCAAGATTCTCTATAAAGGAAAAAATAATTTTGTCGCACATGAATGTATTTTAGATTTTAGAGATTTAAAATCTAAAACTGGATTGAGTGTCAATGATTTAGCTAAACGATTAATTGATTATAGTTTTCATGCCCCAACTATTAGTTGGCCTGTTCCAGAAACCATAATGATAGAGCCTACTGAAAGTGAAAGTTTGGCAGAAGTTGATAGATTTTGTGAGGCTATGCTATTGATTGGAGAAGAAATCAGTGAAATAGAAAATAATCTTGAATTAAAAAATAATAATGTAATAAATAATGCTCCCCATACGCTGAAAGAGTTAATTGCTGATAATTGGCAATATCCTTATTCAAAAGAAAAGGCTTCTTTCCCTTATAAAACTCCATCAACTATTAAGTTTTGGTCTCCAGTTTCTAGGATCAATAATGCATATGGTGATCGTAATTTAATTTGTTCTTGCAATGTAAATCAAAATGAGACTTTAGAAGAAAAAAAATGTGCTTAA
- a CDS encoding fatty acid desaturase: MNSVIFQETAKLKKPVPAEKVIELSEKLLEPSSHSKRYPPRLHKTWGTIVFMVAIHILSLVAIQPKFWSLPAVTSLLFFYWVTACLGVTLGYHRLLSHRSFIVPRWLERFFATCGAISCQHGPIDWVGLHRHHHSFSDTEVDHHNSKKGFWWSHMGWMFKDVEALKAVPKLSADLIKDPYYRFLNKYFLFLQIPIGLSLYAIGQKLGVGGWALVLWGIPLRLVVVYHITWLVNSATHCWGKAPFESGDSSKNNAWVAALTFGEGWHNNHHAFPNSAKQGLFRGQIDLTWEHIKILAKFGLAKKVKLPSRSYY; the protein is encoded by the coding sequence ATGAATTCAGTAATTTTCCAAGAAACAGCAAAGTTAAAAAAACCTGTTCCAGCTGAAAAAGTTATAGAACTCTCAGAAAAATTACTGGAACCTTCCAGCCATTCAAAAAGATATCCTCCAAGGCTACATAAAACTTGGGGAACAATAGTTTTCATGGTTGCAATCCATATCCTTTCACTTGTAGCTATACAACCAAAATTCTGGAGTCTCCCTGCAGTTACTTCATTATTATTTTTTTACTGGGTAACTGCTTGTTTAGGAGTCACTCTTGGATATCACAGATTGTTATCACACAGATCTTTCATAGTTCCAAGATGGTTAGAAAGATTTTTTGCTACCTGTGGAGCTATAAGTTGCCAACATGGACCAATAGATTGGGTAGGTTTACATAGGCATCATCACTCTTTTTCAGATACTGAAGTAGATCATCACAATAGTAAAAAGGGGTTTTGGTGGAGTCATATGGGTTGGATGTTTAAAGACGTTGAAGCACTAAAAGCTGTTCCAAAACTAAGTGCAGATTTAATTAAGGATCCATACTATAGATTTCTAAATAAATATTTTTTATTCTTACAAATTCCTATTGGACTTTCCTTGTACGCAATAGGTCAAAAATTAGGAGTTGGAGGATGGGCTTTAGTCCTTTGGGGAATTCCATTGAGGCTTGTGGTTGTTTATCACATAACGTGGCTAGTAAACTCCGCGACGCATTGTTGGGGTAAAGCACCATTCGAAAGTGGTGATTCATCTAAAAACAATGCCTGGGTTGCTGCATTAACATTTGGAGAAGGTTGGCATAACAATCATCATGCATTTCCAAATTCGGCAAAACAGGGATTATTTAGAGGTCAGATAGATTTAACATGGGAACATATTAAGATTCTTGCGAAATTTGGTCTTGCAAAAAAAGTAAAGTTACCCTCTAGGTCTTATTATTAA
- a CDS encoding glycosyltransferase family 1 protein yields MKIALFTETFLPKVDGIVTRLTKTIEFLIKNGDEVIIFCPEGCPESYMGATVVGVAAMPLPLYPELKLGLPGPAVSDKLEKFNPDLIHVVNPAVLGLGGIWLAKTNNIPLIASYHTHLPKYLEHYGMGMLEPLLWELLKAAHNQALLNLCTSTAMVNELKDKGIQRTALWQRGVDTYSFRPDLRSEKMRDKLFGKYKDTNYLLIYVGRLSAEKQIERIKPVLESIPNACLALVGDGPYRNQLEKIFENTKTNFIGYLSGDELASAYASGDIFLFPSSTETLGLVLLEAMAAGCPVIGANKGGIPDIISDGINGCLYDPDEKDNGVQSLIEATKRILENEDKREIMRKEARNEAEKWDWNQATLQLQNYYSDTLKEID; encoded by the coding sequence GTGAAAATTGCATTGTTTACTGAAACTTTTTTACCTAAAGTTGACGGCATAGTCACAAGACTGACTAAAACAATTGAATTTTTAATAAAAAATGGTGATGAAGTTATAATTTTTTGTCCAGAGGGGTGTCCAGAATCATATATGGGAGCAACTGTAGTGGGAGTTGCTGCAATGCCATTACCCTTATATCCAGAGTTGAAGCTTGGTTTACCAGGTCCTGCAGTCTCTGATAAGTTAGAAAAATTTAACCCAGATTTAATACATGTGGTTAATCCAGCTGTACTTGGCTTAGGTGGCATATGGTTGGCGAAAACTAATAATATTCCTTTAATTGCTAGCTACCATACTCATCTTCCGAAATATCTGGAACATTACGGTATGGGTATGCTAGAGCCACTTTTGTGGGAATTACTTAAAGCAGCTCATAATCAAGCCTTGCTAAATTTATGTACTTCCACCGCTATGGTCAATGAATTAAAAGATAAAGGTATTCAAAGGACTGCTCTTTGGCAAAGAGGAGTAGATACTTACAGTTTCAGACCAGATTTAAGAAGTGAGAAAATGAGAGATAAATTATTTGGAAAATATAAAGATACTAATTATTTATTGATTTATGTAGGAAGATTATCAGCAGAAAAACAAATTGAGAGAATTAAACCAGTCTTAGAAAGTATCCCTAATGCTTGTCTAGCACTTGTAGGTGACGGACCGTATAGAAACCAGCTTGAAAAAATCTTCGAAAATACCAAGACTAATTTCATAGGATATTTATCTGGTGATGAACTTGCTAGCGCCTATGCCTCTGGAGATATATTTTTATTTCCCTCTAGTACAGAAACACTTGGTTTAGTTTTACTCGAAGCAATGGCCGCAGGATGTCCAGTTATCGGAGCCAACAAGGGGGGAATTCCAGATATAATTAGCGATGGGATTAATGGTTGTTTATATGATCCAGATGAAAAAGATAATGGGGTACAAAGTTTGATTGAAGCAACAAAAAGAATTCTAGAGAATGAAGATAAAAGAGAAATTATGAGAAAGGAGGCACGAAACGAAGCAGAAAAATGGGATTGGAATCAAGCAACGTTACAACTGCAAAATTATTATTCAGATACACTCAAAGAAATAGATTGA
- the gcvH gene encoding glycine cleavage system protein GcvH, protein MSYKFPDNLNYADTHEYVLEENGLLKIGVSEFAIDQLGDIVFVELADEGATLEKGETFGTIESVKAVEEVYLPFSGEIVSVNESVIENPELLQNDPIGDGWLVILKPESKASIADLMTSEEYQSKVVPK, encoded by the coding sequence ATGTCTTACAAGTTTCCAGACAACCTCAACTATGCAGATACTCATGAATATGTCTTAGAAGAAAATGGATTATTAAAAATTGGAGTTAGTGAATTCGCTATAGATCAATTAGGAGATATTGTTTTTGTTGAATTAGCTGACGAAGGTGCGACTTTAGAGAAAGGTGAGACTTTTGGAACAATAGAATCAGTTAAGGCCGTTGAGGAAGTCTATCTCCCTTTTTCAGGGGAAATAGTATCTGTAAATGAAAGTGTTATTGAGAACCCTGAGCTTTTACAGAATGATCCGATTGGAGATGGTTGGTTAGTCATTTTGAAACCAGAATCAAAAGCATCAATTGCTGATTTGATGACCTCTGAGGAATATCAATCAAAGGTTGTACCAAAATAA
- the dnaB gene encoding replicative DNA helicase gives MVSVPFPNNGQNKNFKKDFNSENSGLVPPQNVQAEEAVLGGILLDPDAIGRIADLIKPEAFYINAHREIYRTALMLHTQGKPTDLTSMSAWLADNGSLEKIGGNGKLVELVENVSSTASIEQVANLINDKFMRRQLIRSGNEVVQLGFDQTQDTNEVLDKAEQKIFEISQEKPSKGLTQAAEILTSTFNEIESRSLGTSVAGIPVNFYDLDAITQGFQRSDLIIVAGRPSMGKTSIVLNLAKNVAQSQDLPVCVFSLEMSKEQLTYRLLSMEVGIESGRLRTGRLQQDEWPLLGEGINSLGQLPIFIDDKPNSSVLEMRSLCRRLIAEQKKELGLIVIDYLQLMEGSTPDNRVQELSRITRGLKSMARELKVPVVALSQLSRGVESRTNKRPMLSDLRESGSIEQDADLVLMIYRDEYYNPETEDKGITEIIVTKHRNGPVGTVKLLFEPQFTRFRNLAN, from the coding sequence ATGGTTTCCGTACCTTTTCCAAATAATGGGCAAAATAAAAATTTTAAAAAGGATTTTAATAGTGAAAATTCTGGATTAGTACCTCCTCAAAACGTTCAAGCAGAGGAAGCTGTTCTTGGTGGCATACTTCTTGATCCAGACGCGATCGGAAGAATTGCAGACTTAATTAAACCTGAAGCTTTTTATATAAATGCCCATCGAGAGATTTATAGAACAGCATTAATGTTGCATACCCAGGGCAAACCAACTGATTTAACATCAATGAGTGCTTGGTTAGCAGATAATGGATCACTAGAAAAAATTGGAGGTAACGGCAAACTGGTAGAACTAGTGGAAAATGTTTCCTCTACAGCTTCCATAGAACAAGTTGCTAATTTAATTAACGACAAATTCATGAGAAGGCAACTTATTAGATCTGGAAATGAAGTGGTTCAACTAGGTTTTGATCAAACTCAAGATACTAATGAAGTTCTAGATAAAGCAGAGCAAAAAATATTTGAAATCAGTCAAGAAAAACCTTCAAAAGGTCTTACTCAAGCAGCTGAAATCCTTACAAGTACTTTCAATGAAATAGAGTCAAGATCATTAGGTACTTCAGTAGCTGGAATTCCTGTAAATTTCTACGATCTTGATGCGATCACTCAAGGTTTTCAAAGAAGTGATTTAATAATTGTTGCTGGAAGACCTTCAATGGGGAAAACTTCAATAGTTCTTAATCTGGCTAAAAATGTTGCACAATCTCAAGATTTACCCGTGTGTGTATTTAGCCTTGAAATGAGTAAAGAACAGTTGACATATAGATTACTCTCTATGGAAGTTGGAATCGAGAGTGGCAGGCTACGCACAGGAAGATTACAGCAAGATGAATGGCCATTACTCGGAGAAGGTATCAATTCATTAGGTCAATTACCAATATTTATAGATGACAAGCCAAACTCAAGTGTTTTAGAGATGAGATCTCTATGCAGAAGACTAATAGCTGAACAAAAAAAAGAACTTGGATTAATTGTGATTGATTACCTCCAGTTGATGGAAGGATCCACTCCTGACAATAGAGTGCAAGAACTTTCACGAATAACAAGAGGTCTTAAAAGCATGGCCAGAGAATTAAAAGTACCAGTAGTTGCTTTATCTCAGCTTAGTAGAGGAGTAGAGTCTAGAACAAATAAAAGACCAATGTTAAGCGATCTAAGAGAATCAGGATCTATTGAACAAGACGCAGATTTAGTATTAATGATTTACAGAGATGAATACTATAATCCAGAGACTGAAGATAAAGGAATTACAGAAATCATTGTCACTAAACATAGAAATGGACCCGTAGGAACTGTTAAATTATTATTTGAACCTCAATTTACGAGATTTAGGAATTTAGCTAATTAA
- a CDS encoding NAD-dependent epimerase/dehydratase family protein, with protein MKVIVLGGDGFCGWPCAVNLAEQNHDVIIVDNLSRRKIDIDLEVESLTPISSITERLSAWEETGGKPMRFLNMDISKQYQKLLNLLIDEKPDSVIHFAEQRAAPYSMKSSFTKRYTVDNNVNGTHNLLAAIVESNLDIHVVHLGTMGVYGYGSHRGATIPEGYLKVEVPQPDGSRFEEEILHPASPGSVYHMTKTLDQLLFLYYNKNDLVRITDLHQGIVWGTNTEATLKDPRLTNRFDYDGDYGTVLNRFLMQAAIGYPLSVHGTGGQTRAFIHIKDSVKCVQLALENPPKSGERVKIFNQMTESHQVGELAKKVASLTGADINYLPNPRNEAVENDLIVDNKCFIELGLNPTTLDNGLLEEVVEVAKKYSNRCDLNRIPCVSSWTKKQAEAIKTN; from the coding sequence GTGAAAGTTATTGTTCTAGGTGGAGATGGTTTTTGCGGTTGGCCTTGTGCGGTGAATTTAGCAGAGCAAAATCATGATGTAATTATTGTCGACAATTTAAGTCGTAGAAAAATTGATATTGATCTAGAGGTAGAATCTTTAACTCCAATTTCTTCCATAACAGAACGACTTTCTGCATGGGAAGAGACTGGAGGCAAGCCTATGAGATTTCTTAACATGGATATCTCTAAGCAATATCAAAAATTACTCAATTTGCTCATTGATGAAAAACCAGATTCCGTGATCCATTTTGCAGAACAAAGAGCAGCACCATACTCGATGAAATCGAGTTTTACCAAAAGATATACAGTAGATAATAATGTTAATGGCACCCACAACCTACTTGCTGCGATAGTAGAGAGTAATTTAGATATTCATGTTGTTCATTTAGGAACAATGGGAGTCTACGGATATGGATCACATAGAGGTGCAACAATTCCAGAAGGTTATCTAAAAGTTGAAGTTCCACAACCTGATGGAAGCCGCTTTGAAGAAGAAATATTACACCCTGCAAGCCCAGGTAGTGTCTACCACATGACTAAAACTTTAGATCAATTATTATTTCTTTACTACAACAAAAATGATCTTGTAAGAATCACTGATCTACACCAAGGCATCGTTTGGGGAACAAATACAGAAGCAACTTTAAAAGATCCTAGATTGACAAACCGATTTGACTATGACGGAGATTATGGAACTGTTTTAAACAGATTTCTAATGCAAGCTGCAATTGGATATCCATTAAGTGTTCATGGGACAGGAGGTCAAACAAGAGCATTCATACATATAAAAGACTCTGTAAAATGCGTACAACTTGCTCTTGAAAATCCTCCAAAATCTGGAGAAAGAGTCAAAATCTTTAATCAAATGACTGAGAGTCATCAAGTTGGAGAACTAGCTAAAAAAGTTGCTTCTCTAACTGGAGCTGATATCAATTATTTACCAAATCCAAGGAATGAAGCAGTAGAAAATGATCTAATTGTTGATAATAAATGCTTTATAGAATTGGGTTTAAACCCAACTACTCTTGATAATGGCTTATTAGAAGAAGTTGTTGAAGTTGCTAAAAAATACTCCAATAGATGTGATCTTAATCGCATACCTTGTGTTTCATCATGGACAAAAAAACAAGCTGAGGCTATAAAAACTAATTAA
- the rplI gene encoding 50S ribosomal protein L9, whose product MAKRVQVALTESIASLGKEGDLVEVAPGYARNFLLPYGKAMNVTPAVLKQIERKKEKEKIAADKLKQEALDFQTALSTIGRFTIKKQVGEDGVLFGTVTNGDVAEAIEAATKKEIDRRSITVPDIHNLGSFNAKIKLHPEVNAEVNIEVTS is encoded by the coding sequence ATGGCTAAAAGAGTACAAGTCGCATTAACTGAATCAATCGCATCACTAGGTAAAGAGGGAGATCTAGTTGAAGTAGCACCTGGATACGCAAGAAATTTTCTATTACCTTATGGCAAAGCCATGAATGTAACACCAGCAGTCCTTAAACAAATTGAAAGGAAGAAAGAAAAAGAAAAAATCGCTGCTGATAAATTAAAGCAAGAAGCTTTAGATTTCCAAACTGCATTATCTACAATAGGTAGATTCACTATTAAAAAACAGGTTGGAGAAGATGGCGTCCTTTTTGGAACAGTTACCAATGGGGATGTTGCCGAAGCAATAGAAGCGGCAACTAAAAAAGAAATTGATAGAAGAAGCATTACAGTTCCTGATATTCATAATTTAGGTTCCTTTAATGCAAAAATAAAATTACATCCAGAAGTAAATGCAGAAGTAAATATTGAAGTAACAAGTTAA